The Actinomycetota bacterium DNA segment CAATTCTTCGACTCCGCGCCTCGCGAGTCTGAGTGGAGTCGAGCACGGCAACTTCGCCAATGAAGGCGAGTGGGAGTCGAGCCAGGCCTACTGCGAGCACGTCGCTGACTTCGATCACGGGTGAACTGGTGTACATGGCTAAGCCCGCCGAGGACGCCAGAGCAATAAACATGATCCATCCGACTTGTGCGTTGATCGCGGCCCCGTAGGCGATGCTCAGCATGGCAATGAGCGAAGCGATGAAGACAAGGACCCACCACTTGGGCAGCAGGCGTTCGCGGTAGGCAGAGTTCACGAAGCAGAGCCTATGCGTGGGTCAGTAGAGTCCGGCGTCATGGATGTTTCGGTTCTGATCACTCGATTGGATGCGGGGTTACCCCTGCCCAGTTATGAGCATCCCGGTGATGCGGGTATGGATTTGCGCGCTCGCGTTGACTTCTCATTGCGGCCAGGCGAGCGCATCTTGGTTCCCACCGGCATTGCCATTGCTCTGCCGCCAGGCTTCGCAGCCTTTGTTCATCCGCGCAGCGGCCTGGCCCTGAAACACGGATTAGGCATGGTCAATGCGCCAGGGGTTATCGACGCGGGCTATCGCGGTGAGATCGGCGTCATCTTGATCAATCACGATCCAACAGTGGCCATCTCCATGAAGCGCGGTGATCGCATCGCTCAACTCGTGGTTTCACGGGTCGCTCAGGCAGAACTTGTCGAAGTGTCCGAATTGCCAGGGAGTCATCGCGGGGAGGGTGGCTTCGGTTCCACCGGCGTGCAGGCCACTACGGTGGAGGCGTGACAGAGGATTTGCGCGCGCTCGGACCCTGGGATGAATCAGAGGTGGAGTGGGACGGCACCGAACGACTCGATCTGGGAAGCCTCCTCATAGCGGCAGCTCCTGGTGTTGATGTGCAAGTCCAAGTTGATGATTCCACTGGAGCGGTTGCGCTGGTCACTCTCGCCACATCGGATGCGGGCGTGCAGATTCAGGTCTTCGCCGCACCGAAATCCGGCGGCCTTTGGGATGAAACTCGAAAGCAGATCGCATCATCAATCAATTCCGCCAACGGACTCGTGGAGGAAGCCACTGGACCCTTTGGACGCGAGCTTCGGGCCCAAGTTCCAGGGGATCAGGGCCTGCAGCCGGCCCGTTTTGTCGGCATCGAAGGTCCGCGATGGTTCATCCGCGCGGTCTTCTTGGGTACCGCATCCAGGCCCGGGGCCAGCGCTGATCTGCTCGAATCCGCCGTGCGCGGACTCGTAGTCGTACGCGGAAATGAAGCTATGCCCGTAGGAAACCCCCTTTCTTTGCAGCTTCCACAGGTGGATGATCAGGAGGCGGCTGAAGAGAATCCGCCTTCAGTCCTGCTGCCGCCCCAACGCGGACCAGAGATTACGGAGATTCGCTGATGACCAGCAAGGGTCTATGGGCAAAATTCCTGCGAAGCCAGGCCGAATCCGAAGCCGCGGAGTTGCTTGAAGAGCTCAACCGTGAGCCAGAGGCATGCAGTGCCATCGGCAGTTGCAGCGCTGGCGAACTGGTCAGCCTCGCTGGCACCGTTCGCTACGTCACCATCCTGCCCAAGGACAAAGCACCGTCCTTTGAAGTCGAGCTCTACGACGGATCTGGGGCCACCAAGATCATCTGGATGGGCCGTCGCACCATCCCAGGGATTGTCGCGGGTCGTCGAATGACGATCACCGGACGAATGACCAACATCGATGGCAGCAAGACCATCTACAACCCGCAGTACCAGTTGAAGCCCTCGCGGTAATGAGTCACGAGGAAGCCGCAGATTCTCCTCCACATGAGACTTCAGCCGATCTCCGCGCTGAATCCATCTTGTTGGAACGTGCCGTCGGTGGCTGGCGGGGCATCATCGATTCCGGCTTGCCTACGGTCGTCTTTGTCGTTGCGTATCTCGTCACGAGTCAAAACCTGGGGACCTCACTCGCTGCGGCACTGATTTCGGCAGGCCTGATCGTTGCTTGGCGCCTATTTCGCCACGAACGTCTCCAACAGATAGCCGCGGGCTTCGCGGGAGTATTGGTATCAGCTGGTTTTGCCAAATACACCGGCAAGGCCGAGAACTTCTACGCCCTTGGATTGCTTACGAATCTGGCTTACGGCTTGGCTTTCCTTGTCTCGATTCTTAGCGGTTGGCCCCTGATTGGTGTCTTTCTCGGAATCTTCACGGGCAAGGGCGCTGCTTGGCGCAAGGATCTTGCCCAACGTCGGGTGCTGGCAGCGGCGAGTTGGATCTGGGTTGGCGTGTTCTTCGGGCGACTTGTCGTGCAGGCGCCTTTGTATTGGGCTGGCAGCGTCACCGCACTTGGCATTGTGAAGGTCGTGATGGGCTGGCCGCTCTTCCTCGGGGCAGCGTATTTCACGTATCGATTGCTAGGTCCCACCTATCGAGCGATGCGAGCAACTGCAGACTAAAGATGTCCCAGCATCCGCTGGAGAGCTGGCTCTTGATCAGGCGAGGCAACGAACAGCAACTCGTCGCCGGGATCCAGTGGATCATCCGCTGATGGAGTGATCACTCGCTGACCGCGAACGATGGCAACCAAGGCAGTGTCCGGTGGCCATGGCTGATCGCCCACTCGTTGACCCGCAACAGGGGAGTCGACTGACAAGGTGATCTCGACGAGGTTGGCTTCGCCTTGTCTGAACGAGAACAGGCGCACCAGATCGCCAACACTGACGGCTTCTTCCACCAGAGCCGAGAGCATCCGCGGTGTCGACACTGCAACATCGACACCCCAACTTTGATCAAACATCCATTCGTTCTTGGGGTGATTGACGCGGGCTACCACGCGGGGGACTCCGTACTCAGTCTTGGCGAGCAGGCTCACGACCAGATTGACCTTGTCATCACCTGTGGCAGCAACGACCACCTGACACTGTGAAAGGTGAGCTTCGTCCAGTGCTGAAATCTCGCAAGCATCAGCAAGCAGAGTCTCGGCACCCTCGACAACTCCCGGCCTTGCCAGGTCGGCATCACGATCAATCAGCAGGACGTGATGCCCGCTGCCAATGAGCTCACGTGCGATCGACCGACCGACCTTGCCTGCTCCTGCAATGGCGACGCGCATCTATGCCTCCTGAGGGCCTTCATTGAATACGCGTTCCACGCGTTCCACATCGGCAACACGGTAGGTGGCGTAGACGTGATCGCCTTCTTGGATAACGCTGTCAGCCGAAGGGATGACCGGCTCGCCATAGCGAGCAATGAACGAAATGCGCGCGCCCGATGCTGCTTCCAGTGCACTGGCACGATGGCCAATCCAAGGAGCGCCGAAAGTGATCTCACCCAATGCAACATTGCCACTTGAATCACGGAAGAGTTCGTCGCTTCCAAGTGGCAACAGGCGGCGCATGATCTGACTTGATGTCCAGGCCACTGTGGCCACAGTCGGAATGCCGAGTCGCTCATAGATTTCAGCCCGACGAGGGTCATAGATGCGGGCGACCACGCGACCAACGCCGTAGGTTTCACGGGCGACTCGGGCAGCCAGGATGTTGGTGTTGTCGCCACTGCTCACTGCAGCAAAGGCCTGCGCGCGCTCAATGCCAGCATTCTCAAGGGTTTCGCGGTCAAAACCGACGCCCTTGACGGTCAGTCCACCGAACTCTGGAGTAAGGCGACGAAAGGCACCGGCATCTTGATCAACGATTGATACTGAGTGGCCAGCTTCGTCAAGTCGCTGCGCAAGAAGGGACCCAACTCGTCCGCACCCGAGGATGACGATGTGCACGTGCTGAAGATACATGCACCGCGTAGCATCCGTGGACGTGCCAGCCTCCGACTCCTTCAAGCGACTCGTTCTCGGTCGAGCACTTCGGAGTGATCGGCTGGGCGAAACCTTTCTTTCAAAGAAGATTGCACTTCCGGTCTTCGCCAGCGATGCCCTTTCGTCAAATGCATACGCGACTCAGGAAATCCTCCTCGTTTTGTCGCTCGGCGGTCTCTCACTTTATGAGTGGGGTCCCTTGGTTGCCGCGGGCGTCGTGCTCATCTACTTCACCGTCGTTGCCTCCTACCGCCAAACTGTCCACGCCTATCCCAGCGGCGGTGGCGACTACGAAGTCGTCACGCACAATCTCGGCCCAAACTGGGGCGTACTTGTGGCAAGCGCGTTGCTTATCGACTACGTGATGACGGTGGCCGTGTCGATCGCATCTGCGGTGGCCAACCTCGGCTCAGTCTTTCCGATCATCAATAAACACAACGTCTGGTGGGCTGTCGTCGCGATTGTCGTGATTACGCTGCTCAACCTTCGTGGGATCAAGGAATCCGGGGTGCTCTTCGCCGCCCCCACCTATTTCTTCATGGCCTCGATCTTCATCATGATCGGCACCGCAATGATCCGGATGCTCTTCGGGGCGAATCTGGAGGCTGAAAGCGCTCACTGGCAGATCATTCCGGAAGGCTCATTCACCGCTTTTGGGCTCGTGTTTCTGATCGCTCGCGCCTTCTCGTCAGGTACAACAGCTCTGACTGGCATCGAGGCCGTGGCTAACGGAGTGCCCGCATTCAAGCCGCCCAAGTCCACAAATGCGGCAACAGTGCTCTTCCTCCTGGGTGCCATTTCGATGGCGATGTTCTCCGGCATTACCTGGCTGGCACTGAAGACGAATGTTCACGTCACTGAGAAGGACGCGGATCTCGTGGGTTTGCCGCCAGGTCAATCGCAGAAGACAGTGATTGTCCAAGTTGCCGACGCAGTATTCGGGAATTTCACCATTGCAGTGCTGGTGATCTCCATAGCAACGGCACTCATCTTGGCCCTCGCTGCAAACACTGCATTCAACGGATTCCCAGTGTTGGGCTCAATCCTTGCGCGTGATGGATATCTTCCGCGCCAGTTGCACACGCGAGGCGATCGGCTGGCATTCAGCAACGGCATCCTGAGCCTTGCCGGGCTCGCCGTGATTCTGATCATCATCTATCAGGCAGATGTCACTGCCCTGATTCAGTTGTACATCCTCGGCGTGTTCGTGTCGTTCACGCTCAGTCAGGTCGGCATGGTTCGACACTGGACTCGGCTGCTCAAGGATGAAACCGATCGCAAGAAGCGCTCAAAGATGATTCGATCACGCGCGATCAACGGCTTTGGATGCGTTATGACGGGCCTCGTGCTCGCGATCGTGCTGCTCACCAAGTTCACCCATGGTGCATGGCTCGTGGTTGTTGCGATCCCCATCATCTTCAGCTTGATGAAGGCCATTCGTCGCCACTATGACCGGGTGTCGCGCGAGTTGGCGACAACTGAGAATGAGCGAGTCACGCTTCCATCGCGCGTGCATGCGCTCGTTCTGGTCTCCAAGATCCACAAGCCAACCCTGAGAGCACTTGCCTACGCCCGTGCGAGCAGACCAACAGTGCTCGAGGCGATCACCGTGAATGTCGATGACGATGAGACTGCGCGATTGCAGCAGGAGTGGTCGGATCGCGAGATTCCGGTGACATTGAAGATTCTTGACTCGCCATACCGCGAGATCACTCGACCGATCATCACCTACGTTCGCGAACTGCGAACTGACAATCCAAATGACATCGTCACGGTGTTCATCCCTGAATATGTCGTGGGTCGTTGGTGGGAGCAGCTATTGCACAACCAGTCTGCCCTGCGCCTGAAGAGTCGATTGCTGTTCACGCCAGGAGTGATGGTGACAAGCGTTCCCTGGCAGTTGGCCTCAAGTGAAGACGCCATAGACCAGGACGTCTGACATGGCCAGACCCACCAAGGAAAAGGTCGAGGTCGGCGAGGAATTCACCGTTGAGATCGGCGCAATGGTGCACGGTGGTCACTGCTTGGCTTATGCAAAGGGCAACACGGCCTTTGTTCGTCACGCGTTGACAGGAGAATTGGCGCGGATTCGCATCACCGAAGTCCGGTCCAAGTTCATTCGCGCTGATGCGATCGAGATCATCGAACCATCCGAGCATCGAGTTCAGGCCCCATGCAGTTGGGCTCATCCGGGTGGATGCGGGGGCTGCGATTTCCAGCATGTGGAGCTCGCGCATCAGCGGAAGATGAAAGGGGCTATTGCACGTGAGTCATTGATTCGACATGCAGGCGTTGATCCCGGCGATCGTGAAGCCGTCGCATTGCTCGATGACCATGGTCTGCATTGGCGAACCAGGGTCCGATGGAGTGTTGATCAAAGCGGCAACGTCGGCCTGCTTGCTGCTCGAAGTCACGGGGTACTGGAAGTAGAGGAATGCCTCCTGGCTACATCTGCCGTGGCTGCCGCCCGTGTCACCGATCAGAAGTGGCCTGGGGTCGAGAGTGTCCAGGTGACAGTGGGTTCGTCAGGGCAGCCCAGTGTGTGGGCTGATCGAGAACTGGTGAGCGGACAGAGCAGATTGGTGCAGCAGGTTCGTGATCGGCAGTGGGAGATCGGCGGTTCGGACTTCTGGCAGGTCCATCCTGACTCTGCGTCAGCGATCGTCGACTACGTGCTTGCTGCTGGCGCGCCCCGAGCGGGGGAGCATTGGCTGGACCTTTACGCCGGCGCTGGACTCATCAGCGCATTTCTGGGCCACGAAGTTGGCAAGCAAGGCCGCGTCCAGGCAGTTGAGAGCTATCGAAGTTCCATTCGGGACGGCCGCAGGGCGCTGGCCGATCTGCCCCAGGTGGCGTTTGTCGAGGGCGATGTCAGCACCTGGCCATTGCCGAGTCGCATCGATGGCATTGTGCTTGACCCACCACGACGAGGCGCGGGAATTGAAGTGATGGCTGCCATCGCAGCTGCCCAACCGCGAGTCGTGGTCTACGTGGCCTGCGACCCGGTGGCCTTTGCCAGGGACGCCGCGTTCCTTATCGACGCTGGCTACGCTCTTGATCAGTTTTCAGTCCTCGATGCCTTCCCAATGACGCACCACATGGAGTGCATCGCAAGCTTTGTTCCAGGGCTGCAGAGTGATCTGGGGCCAGTTCAGCCGATCAAGGCCAATCGGCTACGTTGAGAGCAGTTAAGCGAGAGGGAAGTGACTGGCGTGGATAGTTTTGGAGCCCGGGGAAATCTCCAGGTCGGATCGCATGACTACGAGATTTTTCGCATCTCCGCAGTTCCTGGCAGCAGCCGGCTGCCGTTCACGCACAAGGTGCTCTTGGAGAATCTGCTGCGCACTGAGGACGGCGCCAATGTGACACGCGAGACCATCGCCTCCCTTGGCAACTGGGATCCCTCGGCTGAGCCCA contains these protein-coding regions:
- a CDS encoding DUF3093 domain-containing protein produces the protein MNSAYRERLLPKWWVLVFIASLIAMLSIAYGAAINAQVGWIMFIALASSAGLAMYTSSPVIEVSDVLAVGLARLPLAFIGEVAVLDSTQTREARSRRIDARNFVLVKSWAASQSVFVTLTDPADPHPAWLVSSRHPRELMAAINANSASAG
- the dut gene encoding dUTP diphosphatase, whose protein sequence is MDVSVLITRLDAGLPLPSYEHPGDAGMDLRARVDFSLRPGERILVPTGIAIALPPGFAAFVHPRSGLALKHGLGMVNAPGVIDAGYRGEIGVILINHDPTVAISMKRGDRIAQLVVSRVAQAELVEVSELPGSHRGEGGFGSTGVQATTVEA
- a CDS encoding DNA-binding protein, with the protein product MTSKGLWAKFLRSQAESEAAELLEELNREPEACSAIGSCSAGELVSLAGTVRYVTILPKDKAPSFEVELYDGSGATKIIWMGRRTIPGIVAGRRMTITGRMTNIDGSKTIYNPQYQLKPSR
- a CDS encoding DUF3710 domain-containing protein, whose protein sequence is MTEDLRALGPWDESEVEWDGTERLDLGSLLIAAAPGVDVQVQVDDSTGAVALVTLATSDAGVQIQVFAAPKSGGLWDETRKQIASSINSANGLVEEATGPFGRELRAQVPGDQGLQPARFVGIEGPRWFIRAVFLGTASRPGASADLLESAVRGLVVVRGNEAMPVGNPLSLQLPQVDDQEAAEENPPSVLLPPQRGPEITEIR
- a CDS encoding TRAM domain-containing protein; translation: MARPTKEKVEVGEEFTVEIGAMVHGGHCLAYAKGNTAFVRHALTGELARIRITEVRSKFIRADAIEIIEPSEHRVQAPCSWAHPGGCGGCDFQHVELAHQRKMKGAIARESLIRHAGVDPGDREAVALLDDHGLHWRTRVRWSVDQSGNVGLLAARSHGVLEVEECLLATSAVAAARVTDQKWPGVESVQVTVGSSGQPSVWADRELVSGQSRLVQQVRDRQWEIGGSDFWQVHPDSASAIVDYVLAAGAPRAGEHWLDLYAGAGLISAFLGHEVGKQGRVQAVESYRSSIRDGRRALADLPQVAFVEGDVSTWPLPSRIDGIVLDPPRRGAGIEVMAAIAAAQPRVVVYVACDPVAFARDAAFLIDAGYALDQFSVLDAFPMTHHMECIASFVPGLQSDLGPVQPIKANRLR
- a CDS encoding TrkA family potassium uptake protein, coding for MHIVILGCGRVGSLLAQRLDEAGHSVSIVDQDAGAFRRLTPEFGGLTVKGVGFDRETLENAGIERAQAFAAVSSGDNTNILAARVARETYGVGRVVARIYDPRRAEIYERLGIPTVATVAWTSSQIMRRLLPLGSDELFRDSSGNVALGEITFGAPWIGHRASALEAASGARISFIARYGEPVIPSADSVIQEGDHVYATYRVADVERVERVFNEGPQEA
- a CDS encoding APC family permease; this translates as MHRVASVDVPASDSFKRLVLGRALRSDRLGETFLSKKIALPVFASDALSSNAYATQEILLVLSLGGLSLYEWGPLVAAGVVLIYFTVVASYRQTVHAYPSGGGDYEVVTHNLGPNWGVLVASALLIDYVMTVAVSIASAVANLGSVFPIINKHNVWWAVVAIVVITLLNLRGIKESGVLFAAPTYFFMASIFIMIGTAMIRMLFGANLEAESAHWQIIPEGSFTAFGLVFLIARAFSSGTTALTGIEAVANGVPAFKPPKSTNAATVLFLLGAISMAMFSGITWLALKTNVHVTEKDADLVGLPPGQSQKTVIVQVADAVFGNFTIAVLVISIATALILALAANTAFNGFPVLGSILARDGYLPRQLHTRGDRLAFSNGILSLAGLAVILIIIYQADVTALIQLYILGVFVSFTLSQVGMVRHWTRLLKDETDRKKRSKMIRSRAINGFGCVMTGLVLAIVLLTKFTHGAWLVVVAIPIIFSLMKAIRRHYDRVSRELATTENERVTLPSRVHALVLVSKIHKPTLRALAYARASRPTVLEAITVNVDDDETARLQQEWSDREIPVTLKILDSPYREITRPIITYVRELRTDNPNDIVTVFIPEYVVGRWWEQLLHNQSALRLKSRLLFTPGVMVTSVPWQLASSEDAIDQDV
- a CDS encoding TrkA family potassium uptake protein, which gives rise to MRVAIAGAGKVGRSIARELIGSGHHVLLIDRDADLARPGVVEGAETLLADACEISALDEAHLSQCQVVVAATGDDKVNLVVSLLAKTEYGVPRVVARVNHPKNEWMFDQSWGVDVAVSTPRMLSALVEEAVSVGDLVRLFSFRQGEANLVEITLSVDSPVAGQRVGDQPWPPDTALVAIVRGQRVITPSADDPLDPGDELLFVASPDQEPALQRMLGHL
- a CDS encoding DUF3159 domain-containing protein, with the protein product MSHEEAADSPPHETSADLRAESILLERAVGGWRGIIDSGLPTVVFVVAYLVTSQNLGTSLAAALISAGLIVAWRLFRHERLQQIAAGFAGVLVSAGFAKYTGKAENFYALGLLTNLAYGLAFLVSILSGWPLIGVFLGIFTGKGAAWRKDLAQRRVLAAASWIWVGVFFGRLVVQAPLYWAGSVTALGIVKVVMGWPLFLGAAYFTYRLLGPTYRAMRATAD